A region of Argentina anserina chromosome 5, drPotAnse1.1, whole genome shotgun sequence DNA encodes the following proteins:
- the LOC126793789 gene encoding COBRA-like protein 6, which yields MVGGGGDGGGVCNIFTFTLSLVSIIFFSSISLSYGYDPLDPYGNVTITWDFLAESSTDTYDIKVSIYNLQQYRHVELPGWKLQWRWNKSEVIWDMRGAEANEQGDCSAFKASGGGDLPHCCLRQPVIIDLLPGTPYNMQYKNCCKGGVLSSMNQDPSKYLSSFGMSIGNFPSNHPWSKSPFDKLNLTMPTDFNLGIPGYTCGDAFLVPPTRYTDERGQGRRWKQTLETWNITCTYSQFQASPAPKCCVSLSAFYNTTIVGCPRCSCGCRGLGGAKCIESGDKPPPSVLELPSEQHASAPPPLLTCSPHMCPIRVHWHVKQSYKEYWRVKITITNLNLVKNYSDWNLVVQHPNLRSVRQLFSFNYHPLTTYGNINDTGMFWGIKFYNDMILTSGDQGNAQTEMLLHKDEGIFTFREGWTFPRRISFNGDDCVMPSPDDYPTLPNRANAIAAASLLLVSFLLLAVAAPALF from the exons AtggttggtggtggtggtgacggCGGCGGGGTGTGCAACATTTTTACCTTCACCTTGTCTTTGGTGtcgatcatcttcttctcttccatTTCCTTATCTT ATGGATACGACCCATTAGATCCTTATGGCAATGTAACCATCACTTGGGATTTTCTGGCGGAGAGCAGCACAGATACGTATGAC atAAAAGTATCGATATACAACCTGCAACAGTACAGGCATGTAGAATTGCCAGGATGGAAACTGCAATGGAGGTGGAACAAATCGGAAGTGATCTGGGACATGCGTGGTGCCGAGGCAAATGAGCAAGGAGATTGCTCGGCGTTCAAGGCTTCCGGTGGCGGAGATCTTCCTCATTGCTGCTTGAGGCAGCCCGTCATTATTGATCTGCTTCCTGGAACTCCATACAACATGCAATACAAGAACTGCTGCAAGGGAGGTGTTTTGTCATCCATGAACCAGGACCCTTCCAAGTATCTCTCCTCCTTTGGGATGAGCATTGGAAACTTTCCTTCTAACCACCCATGGTCGAAAAGTCCCTTCGATAAGCTTAACCTTACAATGCCTACAGATTTCAATCTTGGAATTCCTGGTTACACCTGTGGAGACGCGTTTCTAGTGCCCCCAACGAGGTACACTGATGAGAGAGGACAAGGACGCCGCTGGAAACAAACCCTTGAGACATGGAACATCACCTGCACCTACTCTCAGTTCCAGGCTTCTCCCGCACCCAAGTGTTGTGTGTCCTTGTCTGCCTTCTACAACACCACCATCGTCGGCTGCCCACGTTGCAGTTGTGGATGCCGAGGACTAGGAGGAGCCAAATGTATCGA GTCTGGTGACAAACCTCCTCCTTCTGTGTTGGAGCTTCCATCAGAGCAGCACGCATCAGCACCACCTCCTTTGTTAACATGTTCGCCGCATATGTGCCCCATCAGAGTCCATTGGCATGTCAAGCAGAGTTATAAGGAGTATTGGAGGGTGAAGATTACAATCACTAATCTGAATTTAGTGAAAAACTATTCTGATTGGAACTTGGTTGTTCAGCACCCAAACTTAAGAAGCGTAAGGCAGCTTTTCAGCTTCAATTACCATCCCCTCACTACCTATGGAAACATCA ATGATACGGGCATGTTTTGGGGCATCAAATTTTATAACGATATGATACTAACCTCGGGAGACCAAGGGAACGCACAAACAGAAATGTTGCTGCACAAGGATGAAGGAATTTTTACATTCAGAGAAGGATGGACTTTCCCAAGAAGAATTTCCTTCAATGGGGATGATTGCGTTATGCCTTCTCCAGACGACTATCCGACACTTCCGAATAGAGCTAATGCTATTGCAGCGGCGTCCCTGCTATTAGTCTCCTTCCTTCTTCTAGCAGTCGCAGCACCGGCTCTTTTCTGA
- the LOC126793970 gene encoding zinc finger transcription factor YY1, whose product MDTQFHHHYFERRSSVFRSRAPAVRWVKEWIPQDVVATGGKCSLLKWVTEGTVKALNEKSKELLAPDPEPEPTTEVLFLCSFEGCGKTFIDAGALRKHSHIHGERQYLCHYEGCGKKFLDSSKLKRHFLIHTGERDFVCPHEGCGKAFSLDFNLRSHMKTHSQENYHICPYPDCGKRYAHEYKLKNHISSHHEKNVPLDVPKYAVPPSEKQTRTPKTPAGTYGSASSDRPYACPYEGCEKAYIHEYKLKLHLRREHPGHMSDENAEHATNTVDKEMDEASDQDVYAVKRVNGTSQKTNRAKPNLKFPLAKVRKGSTPSQVTTNTMKKPWPVKVVYEEDSEETEEDRDNVEDGWRYVRNNDDDDDDEETEYED is encoded by the exons ATGGATACCCAATTCCATCACCATTATTTCGAGAGGCGCTCGTCCGTCTTCAGATCCAGAGCTCCCGCTGTTAGATGGGTTAAAGAATG gattcCGCAGGATGTTGTGGCAACAGGTGGAAAATGCTCTCTTTTGAAATGGGTCACAG AGGGCACGGTAAAGGCTTTgaatgagaaatcaaaagagcTACTAGCACCAGATCCGGAACCGGAACCTACTACTGAAGTCCTTTTTCTTTGCAGCTTTGAAGGCTGTGGGAAGACCTTTATTGATGCCGGTGCTTTGAGGAAGCATTCTCACATCCATGGGGAGAGACAATATCTTTGTCACTATGAGGGTTGTGGGAAG AAATTTTTGGATAGTTCAAAGTTGAAACGACACTTTCTCATTCATACTGGTGAAAGAGACTTTGTATGCCCTCATGAAGGCTGTGGTAAG GCATTCTCGCTGGATTTCAACTTACGGTCTCACATGAAAACGCATTCACAAGAGAACTATCATATATGCCCGTACCCAGATTGTGGAAAGAGATATGCACACGAGTACAAGCTAAAAAACCACATCTCATCTCACCATGAAAAG AATGTGCCTCTAGATGTGCCCAAGTATGCTGTTCCACCTTCAGAGAAGCAAACAAGAACCCCTAAGACTCCTGCAGGGACTTATGGTTCTGCATCATCTGATCGGCCGTATGCCTGCCCTTATGAAGGGTGTGAAAAGGCCTACATCCATGAATACAAGCTTAAACTACATCTGAGGAGAGAGCATCCTGGTCATATGTCTGATGAAAATGCTGAGCATGCCACCAATACTGTTGACAAGGAGATGGATGAAGCTAGTGATCAAGATGTATATGCAGTAAAACGTGTGAATGGCACAAGCCAGAAAACAAATAGGGCCAAACCGAATTTGAAGTTCCCGCTGGCCAAAGTGCGCAAAGGCTCAACTCCATCTCAGGTCACTACAAACACAATGAAAAAGCCATGGCCAGTCAAAGTAGTTTATGAAGAAGATAGTGAAGAAACGGAGGAGGACCGTGACAATGTAGAGGACGGCTGGAGGTATGTCAGAaacaatgatgatgatgatgatgatgaagagacaGAATACGAAGACTAG
- the LOC126793968 gene encoding uncharacterized protein At4g06598: MENSKSSSNMRNLMYSGKHPLLPPKSPFPSVSPSYADYVFSPAMGSKTIQKPREGNTHHQRTSSESLLIEEQPSWLDDLLNEPETPICRGGHRRSSSDSFAYVDAINVTNIDYAGQDEYKFNNMFSAPSWRPTQDFDPQTDLRHASLYTELNLVKQKNKAWESSVSAVSNPRSLSSLKDNIVLHSSASLSTTQEADGVVSTASEKQDHIESGPHDAKAASEKKDNSNAKPYASETDAKRAKQQFAQRSRVRKLQYIAELERNVQALQAKGTEVSAELEFLNQQNLILSMENKALKQRLENIAQEQLIKYLEQELLEREIGRLRTLYQQHQQQQQRPSSSHRRNNSRDLDSQFANLSLKHKDPNAGRDPVTGALHI, translated from the exons ATGGAAAACTCCAAGAGTTCATCAAATATGAGAAATCTGATGTATTCCGGAAAGCACCCGTTGCTTCCACCTAAAAGTCCATTTCCTAGTGTTTCTCCGTCGTATGCAGATTATGTCTTCAGTCCTGCAATGGGGTCGAAAACTATTCAGAAGCCTAGAGAGGGAAATACACACCACCAGCGAACTTCCTCAGAGAGTTTACTGATAGAGGAGCAACCGTCTTGGCTTGATGATCTCCTTAATGAGCCAGAGACACCTATATGCAGAGGAGGCCATCGTCGTTCTTCAAGTGACTCCTTTGCGTATGTAGATGCAATTAATGTTACCAACATTGATTATGCTGGTCAAGATGAGTACAAATTTAACAATATGTTTTCCGCACCCTCTTGGAGACCCACTCAAGACTTTGATCCACAGACAGATTTAAGACATGCTTCATTGTACACTGAACTGAATTTGGTGAAGCAGAAAAATAAGGCATGGGAATCTTCTGTGAGTGCCGTAAGTAACCCAAGAAGCCTTTCTTCTCTCAAGGATAACATTGTTCTTCACAGTTCAGCATCTTTATCTACTACGCAAGAAGCAGATGGGGTTGTCTCTACAGCCAGTGAAAAGCAAGATCACATTGAATCTGGCCCACACGATGCTAAAGCTGCCTCTGAGAAAAAGGACAATTCCAATGCTAAGCCATATGCATCGGAGACGGATGCAAAACGTGCAAAACA GCAATTTGCTCAACGTTCACGGGTTCGCAAACTGCAATACATAGCTGAGTTGGAGAGAAATGTGCAAGCTTTACAGGCAA AGGGGACTGAAGTTTCGGCTGAGCTTGAATTTCTAAACCAGCAAAATCTAATTCTGAGCATGGAGAACAAAGCTCTCAAGCAGCGATTAGAAAACATAGCACAGGAGCAACTAATTAAATACT TGGAGCAAGAATTGTTGGAGAGGGAGATTGGGAGGCTACGAACATTGTATCAGCAGCACCAACAGCAACAGCAACGACCTTCTTCTAGCCATAGACGTAATAACAGCAGAGACCTTGATTCTCAATTTGCAAACCTCTCTTTGAAACACAAGGATCCAAATGCAGGCCGTGACCCTGTCACAGGTGCACTTCACATTTAG
- the LOC126793973 gene encoding ubiquitin-like domain-containing CTD phosphatase, translating to MAGAGSSSKMGEEEELTLSVKWSGKEYTVRVCGDDTMGELKRRICQLTTVLPKRQKLLYPKLLPSRLADDAVLLSSLPFKPSVKLTMIGTIEDDIIVDPVDSPDVVDDFELGQDEAVDIKHNHLNNQKLRRRIDQYKIELKNPCRQGKKLLVLDIDYTLFDHRSTAENPVQLMRPYLHEFLTAAYTQYDIMIWSATSMKRVELKMGQLGVLNSPNYKITALLDHLAMITVQSDSRGIFDCKPLGLIWAHFPEFYSSKNTIMFDDLRRNFVMNPQNGLIIKPFRKAHSSRDTDDELIKLTSYLLAIAELDDLSALDHNLWQSFTEDNVKRRRDE from the exons ATGGCAGGAGCAGGTTCAAGCTCAAAGATGGGAGAAGAGGAGGAACTCACTTTGAGTGTCAAGTGGAGCGGCAAGGAGTACACGGTTCGAGTATGCGGCGACGACACTATGGGCGAGCTCAAGCGCCGTATCTGCCAACTCACCACCGTCTTGCCCAAACGCCAAAAGCTTCTCTACCCCAAACTCCTCCCTTCTAGACTCGCCGACGACGCCGTTCTTCTCTCCTCTCTTCCTTTCAAGCCCTCTGTCAAATTGACCATGATCGG TACTATTGAGGATGACATCATCGTGGATCCGGTCGACTCGCCTGACGTTGTCGACGACTTTGAGCTCGGCCAAGACGAGGCTGTTGATATCAAACATAATCATCTCAATAACCAGAAATTGAGGAGGCGTATTGATCAGTACAAG ATTGAGCTCAAGAATCCGTGCCGGCAAGGAAAGAAGCTGCTAGTGCTGGATATTGATTACACTCTCTTTGATCATCGGTCCACAGCTGAGAACCCGGTTCAACTCATGCGGCCTT ATCTTCATGAGTTTCTGACAGCGGCTTATACCCAATATGATATAATGATATGGTCTGCAACCAG CATGAAACGGGTTGAATTGAAGATGGGACAGCTTGGGGTACTCAACAGTCCCAACTACAAAATCACTGCTCTACTAGACCATTTAGCAATGATTACCGTTCAGTCAGATTCGCGTGGAATCTTTGATTGCAAGCCACTAGGCTTAATCTGGGCTCACTTCCCCGAG TTCTACAGTTCAAAAAACACTATAATGTTTGATGATCTACGAAGAAATTTTGTGATGAACCCGCAAAATGGTTTGATCATTAAGCCGTTCAGGAAGGCCCATTCTAGCCGAGACACTGATGATGAACTTATCAAACTCACATCGTATTTGCTTGCCATTGCGGAACTTGATGATTTGAGTGCCCTTGATCATAATCTGTGGCAGTCATTTACTGAGGACAATGTCAAAAGACGTCGAGATGAATGA